A genome region from Colwellia sp. Arc7-D includes the following:
- a CDS encoding MMPL family transporter codes for MSENKTVHSPTKLEQLIENFVFGHRALVMAIVVICIALLTIQAVKVKPEASFTKMIPGDHPFVNNFLTYRKELADLGNVVRIVVEAKQGDIFNADFQQTLKQVTDEVFYIPGVSRDGLKSLWTPNVRWQEVTEEGFVGGAVIPDGYDGSAEMIERVKANIFKSGQIGVLVANNFQSAIILAPLQDINPETGLPLDYRELSSILEEKIRDKYSSDTVTIRIVGFAKVVGDLIDGALQVVAFFVLAVVITFVLLWFYSRCIRSTVSVLVFSIFAVCCQLGILNLLGFGINPYSMLVPFLVFAIGVSHGVQIINSIIHHSVTGANKIDSAKLAFRSLYIAGITALVSDAIGFTTLMVIDIEVIRELAIAASIGVAIIIVTNLIALPILMSYIGVSPAGLKYAEKSAHKTGIVERLFKNFAKPPLAKIAIAIGVILFGLGLYFSQAMQIGDLDAGAPELRPDSRYNLDNAYIVDNYSTSTDLFVIMVKTEVEQCAQYQNLVWVDQFQWHLRNVPGVQAVKSVADVSKFGLFGMNEGSLKWYGLNRNQLMTNASLSKTPQGLMNKDCSMVPVLVFLNDHKAQTLDNVVKAVEEFKAENPVDNIEFLMAAGNAGIESATNMVIEDAQTEMLVWVYSIVIIICLITFRSGRIVICIITPLLLTSIMSQGLMGILGIGVKVATLPVIALGVGIGVDYGIYIFSKVKEALTQGKSLYMTYRYALNQTGKAVAFTGITLAIGVATWVFSPIKFQADMGILLTFMFIFNMLGALTLIPAIAWLLKIGSKKDKK; via the coding sequence ATGTCAGAGAATAAAACCGTGCATTCACCGACCAAATTAGAGCAGCTAATAGAAAACTTTGTTTTTGGTCATCGCGCATTAGTGATGGCAATCGTTGTCATTTGTATTGCTTTGTTAACCATACAAGCCGTTAAAGTTAAGCCCGAAGCTAGCTTTACGAAAATGATCCCCGGCGACCATCCGTTCGTTAATAATTTTTTAACCTACCGAAAAGAACTGGCTGATTTAGGTAATGTTGTTCGTATTGTGGTTGAAGCTAAGCAAGGTGATATTTTTAATGCTGACTTTCAACAAACCTTAAAGCAAGTCACTGACGAAGTTTTCTATATCCCCGGCGTAAGTCGTGACGGCCTCAAATCATTATGGACCCCTAATGTGCGTTGGCAAGAAGTCACCGAAGAAGGCTTTGTCGGCGGCGCTGTTATTCCAGATGGTTACGATGGCTCAGCTGAAATGATTGAACGCGTTAAAGCGAATATTTTTAAATCAGGTCAAATTGGTGTTCTGGTGGCTAATAACTTCCAATCAGCGATTATTTTAGCACCCTTACAAGACATTAACCCTGAAACAGGCTTGCCACTTGATTATCGAGAGCTATCTTCAATTTTAGAAGAAAAAATACGCGACAAATATAGTAGCGATACTGTCACTATTCGTATTGTTGGCTTTGCAAAAGTGGTGGGCGATCTAATCGATGGTGCTTTGCAGGTTGTCGCTTTCTTTGTATTAGCCGTGGTTATTACCTTTGTATTATTGTGGTTTTATTCTCGCTGTATACGCAGCACAGTTTCGGTATTAGTTTTTTCAATTTTTGCCGTATGTTGCCAACTCGGTATCTTAAACTTACTTGGCTTTGGTATTAATCCATATTCAATGCTGGTGCCCTTTTTAGTCTTCGCCATTGGTGTTAGCCATGGCGTACAAATTATCAATTCAATTATTCACCATAGCGTTACCGGCGCTAATAAAATTGATTCAGCCAAACTTGCTTTTCGTTCACTCTACATTGCCGGTATTACCGCTTTAGTGAGCGACGCTATCGGTTTTACCACTTTAATGGTAATTGATATCGAAGTAATACGAGAATTGGCCATCGCGGCGAGTATTGGTGTTGCTATTATTATTGTTACCAACTTAATCGCACTACCTATCCTCATGAGTTACATCGGTGTTTCACCTGCCGGTTTAAAATACGCAGAAAAATCTGCGCATAAAACAGGTATTGTTGAACGTTTGTTTAAAAACTTTGCCAAGCCTCCATTAGCAAAAATTGCGATAGCGATTGGCGTAATCCTTTTTGGGTTGGGACTTTACTTCTCTCAAGCCATGCAAATAGGGGATTTAGACGCAGGTGCTCCGGAACTAAGACCTGATTCACGCTATAACTTAGACAATGCCTATATTGTTGATAATTACAGCACCAGTACCGACCTATTTGTCATCATGGTAAAAACTGAGGTTGAGCAATGTGCTCAGTATCAAAACCTAGTGTGGGTTGATCAATTCCAATGGCATTTACGCAACGTACCGGGTGTTCAAGCGGTAAAATCTGTTGCTGATGTATCTAAATTCGGCCTATTTGGTATGAATGAAGGTTCACTAAAATGGTACGGCTTAAATCGTAACCAATTAATGACCAACGCTTCATTATCAAAAACACCGCAAGGCTTGATGAACAAAGATTGTTCTATGGTGCCGGTTCTGGTGTTTCTTAATGATCATAAAGCACAAACTCTCGACAATGTTGTCAAGGCGGTCGAAGAATTTAAAGCTGAAAACCCAGTTGATAATATCGAATTTCTCATGGCTGCAGGTAACGCAGGTATAGAGTCCGCTACCAACATGGTAATTGAAGATGCGCAAACTGAAATGCTGGTTTGGGTATATTCAATCGTAATTATTATTTGTTTAATCACTTTTAGAAGTGGCCGCATTGTTATTTGTATCATCACGCCACTGCTCTTAACCAGCATTATGAGTCAAGGTTTAATGGGCATTTTAGGTATTGGCGTAAAAGTAGCCACCTTACCCGTAATTGCTTTAGGTGTTGGTATTGGTGTTGATTACGGTATCTATATTTTCAGTAAGGTTAAAGAAGCACTAACCCAAGGTAAGTCGTTATACATGACCTATCGATACGCATTAAATCAAACAGGTAAAGCCGTTGCTTTTACCGGTATAACGTTAGCTATTGGTGTAGCTACCTGGGTATTTTCACCGATAAAATTCCAAGCAGACATGGGTATTCTACTCACTTTTATGTTTATTTTTAACATGCTAGGTGCATTAACTCTCATTCCAGCGATTGCATGGCTACTTAAGATAGGATCCAAAAAGGATAAAAAGTAA
- a CDS encoding DUF1302 domain-containing protein: MLKNNYKIKPIALVVALVLGTSSANAVDFNLGENEDILLQINSQLDIGSSWRLGDADPRFIGKTNGGTGGTSTTDDGNLNYEKGDAYSQIIKGVHDIQLSKDNFGAFVRVKYWYDYALKDKDVPHGNSNNGYTPNTPLSDDGFEDNTKFSGITLLDAYVYASFDIGDAPVDVRLGRQVVSWGESTFIQGGMNSSNPFDVAALRRPGADLKEGILPVGMLYVNAGLTENLSVEAFYQYEWEKTQIDGCGTYFSGADFAATGCNFVSVGPLGDQAGLAAGLAAERQADVEPDDGGQYGLAARYYSEALNDTEFGLYYMNIHSRLPLINAIRTSVPLATGDTSTVFVPKAFDPTGGALAALNPAYNIEFPEDLKFYGLSFATNVSGVALSGELSYKPDTPVQISGPEILNGVLSEAPFLRYTSRVTGVGYGQEAKGWDEFDVTQFQMTAIQFFDNAMGASRVTVIAEVGVILTDGVEDSNQNYGRNSVFGLGDFDAGGGINCTNLVAAGNLSGDCRSDGYTTNSAWGYRLRSVWEYSDVFAGVSLKPTLSWAHDVSGYSPDPGQQFHEGRKNLGFSLQAAYQQKYTVTLGYNNYSGGSHNVLEDKDLISLAFGISY, translated from the coding sequence ATGCTCAAAAATAACTATAAAATCAAGCCGATAGCTTTGGTAGTTGCCTTGGTTTTGGGGACATCTTCAGCAAATGCTGTTGATTTTAACCTAGGCGAAAATGAAGATATTTTATTGCAAATAAACTCTCAATTAGATATTGGCTCTAGTTGGCGACTTGGCGATGCAGACCCTCGCTTTATTGGTAAAACCAATGGTGGAACTGGTGGTACATCGACGACCGATGACGGTAATTTAAACTATGAAAAAGGTGATGCATACTCGCAAATTATTAAAGGTGTGCATGATATACAATTAAGTAAAGATAATTTTGGTGCTTTTGTTCGGGTGAAATATTGGTATGACTATGCCCTTAAAGACAAAGACGTACCACACGGTAATTCAAACAATGGCTACACACCTAACACACCGCTAAGCGATGATGGTTTTGAAGATAACACTAAATTTTCAGGTATAACTCTATTAGATGCCTACGTATATGCTTCATTTGATATAGGTGACGCTCCAGTAGATGTTCGTTTAGGTAGACAAGTGGTTAGTTGGGGAGAAAGTACATTTATACAAGGTGGCATGAATTCATCAAACCCATTTGATGTTGCTGCTTTAAGACGCCCAGGTGCTGATTTAAAAGAAGGTATTCTTCCGGTTGGCATGTTGTACGTTAACGCCGGTTTAACCGAAAACCTCAGTGTTGAAGCTTTTTATCAATATGAGTGGGAAAAAACTCAAATTGATGGCTGTGGTACTTATTTTTCAGGAGCAGATTTTGCAGCTACAGGCTGTAACTTTGTTTCAGTTGGCCCATTGGGTGATCAAGCAGGTTTAGCCGCTGGTTTAGCTGCAGAGCGACAAGCCGATGTTGAACCTGATGATGGAGGTCAATATGGTTTAGCTGCACGTTATTATTCAGAAGCCTTAAATGATACTGAATTTGGTTTGTATTATATGAACATTCATTCGCGCTTACCGTTAATTAATGCCATACGAACCAGTGTTCCACTTGCTACTGGTGATACTAGCACCGTTTTTGTCCCTAAAGCATTTGACCCTACCGGTGGAGCATTAGCGGCATTAAACCCAGCCTACAATATTGAGTTCCCTGAAGACTTAAAGTTTTATGGTTTAAGTTTCGCTACTAATGTTTCTGGCGTGGCTTTATCAGGTGAGCTTTCTTACAAGCCAGATACACCAGTGCAAATCAGTGGTCCTGAAATTCTCAACGGAGTGTTATCTGAAGCGCCTTTTTTACGTTACACCTCAAGAGTTACGGGTGTAGGCTATGGTCAAGAAGCAAAAGGTTGGGACGAGTTTGATGTTACCCAATTTCAAATGACCGCAATTCAGTTCTTTGATAATGCTATGGGAGCCTCACGTGTTACTGTTATCGCTGAAGTCGGCGTAATTTTAACCGATGGTGTTGAAGATTCAAACCAAAATTATGGCAGAAATTCAGTGTTTGGCTTAGGTGATTTTGATGCCGGTGGTGGTATCAATTGTACTAATTTAGTTGCTGCAGGTAATTTATCTGGCGATTGTCGTAGTGATGGTTATACCACAAATAGTGCATGGGGATATCGTCTGCGTAGTGTTTGGGAATATTCTGATGTGTTTGCTGGCGTTTCGTTAAAACCTACTTTATCTTGGGCACACGATGTTAGCGGTTATTCACCGGATCCGGGCCAACAATTTCATGAAGGTCGTAAAAACTTAGGCTTTTCTTTACAAGCCGCATACCAACAAAAATATACAGTAACTCTGGGTTATAACAATTACTCAGGTGGTAGCCACAATGTTTTAGAAGATAAAGATTTAATCTCGTTGGCTTTCGGCATTTCATACTAA
- a CDS encoding AMP-binding protein has protein sequence MTKPWMKNYPENVAHEVDLTRYNSLIDLFHKTTTKYNQNVAFSNFGAELTYKQVDELSRNFAAYLQNKLGVAKGERVALMCPNTLCFPIAMWGILRVGAVQVNVNPLYTARELTHQLNDAQVETIIIFSQSGKMLADVLDKTHIKNIITVDLDDLVGKGLPCPPIDERLTNITKFTDALTQGEQLELTEPTLSHNDLLFLQYTGGTTGLSKGAMLSHGNLIANILQYQEFTKNHIDYGNDIVITAIPMYHIFALMANTLAYFCFGAKNVLVTNPRDMESFVEVWKNTRATTFTGVNTLFNGLLHTPGFDQVDFSALKVCVGGGAAVQQAVADKWQEVTGARLYEGYGLSETSPVLTLNFGNSDQSEYISGIGVPLPNTDISIRDDYGNIVADGESGELCAKGPQVMKGYWNNASATDECMTSDGYFKTGDVALLDDDGFFHIVDRKKDMINVSGFNVYPNEIEAEVAKMPGVLESACIGVPDDRTGEAVKLFVVKADQSITEQDIIDYCRTGLTAYKIPKHVIFIDEIPKSTVGKLLRRELR, from the coding sequence ATGACTAAACCTTGGATGAAAAATTATCCAGAAAACGTAGCGCACGAAGTCGATTTAACTCGCTACAATTCTTTAATAGATTTATTTCATAAAACAACCACTAAGTATAATCAGAACGTTGCTTTTAGTAACTTTGGTGCTGAGCTTACCTACAAGCAAGTCGACGAACTATCACGTAATTTTGCTGCTTATTTACAAAATAAATTGGGTGTTGCTAAAGGTGAGCGTGTCGCTCTAATGTGCCCGAATACCTTATGTTTTCCAATCGCTATGTGGGGCATATTACGCGTCGGTGCGGTCCAAGTTAACGTAAACCCTTTGTACACCGCTAGAGAATTAACCCATCAACTTAACGACGCTCAAGTTGAGACTATTATTATATTTTCTCAATCAGGTAAAATGCTAGCTGACGTACTTGATAAAACCCATATTAAAAACATTATAACGGTAGATTTAGACGACTTAGTGGGTAAAGGCTTGCCTTGTCCACCTATCGACGAGCGTTTAACAAATATCACGAAGTTCACTGACGCTTTAACACAAGGTGAACAACTTGAATTAACAGAGCCAACCCTAAGCCATAATGACTTATTGTTTCTACAATACACCGGTGGTACAACAGGTTTATCAAAAGGGGCAATGTTGAGTCACGGCAATTTAATTGCCAACATTTTGCAATACCAAGAGTTTACTAAAAATCATATCGACTATGGTAATGACATTGTTATTACGGCAATTCCGATGTATCACATCTTCGCATTGATGGCGAACACGCTAGCATACTTCTGTTTTGGCGCTAAAAATGTATTAGTGACTAACCCTCGCGATATGGAAAGCTTTGTTGAAGTTTGGAAAAACACGCGCGCAACAACATTCACAGGGGTAAATACCTTATTTAACGGTTTATTACATACCCCAGGATTTGATCAAGTTGACTTTTCAGCGCTGAAAGTATGCGTAGGTGGTGGTGCAGCAGTGCAACAAGCTGTAGCAGATAAATGGCAAGAAGTTACTGGTGCTAGATTATATGAAGGCTATGGTTTATCAGAAACATCACCGGTTTTAACCTTAAATTTTGGTAATAGTGATCAAAGCGAATATATTTCAGGTATTGGTGTTCCTCTGCCCAATACTGATATTTCAATTCGAGATGACTACGGTAATATAGTCGCCGATGGCGAGTCTGGTGAATTGTGTGCAAAAGGTCCACAAGTAATGAAAGGCTACTGGAATAATGCTTCAGCAACTGATGAATGTATGACATCTGATGGCTATTTTAAAACTGGCGATGTAGCTTTACTAGACGATGACGGTTTCTTCCATATTGTAGATCGTAAAAAAGACATGATTAATGTTTCTGGTTTTAATGTTTACCCTAATGAAATTGAAGCAGAAGTTGCCAAAATGCCTGGGGTATTAGAATCAGCTTGTATAGGTGTGCCTGACGATAGAACAGGCGAAGCTGTTAAGCTTTTTGTAGTGAAGGCAGATCAAAGTATTACTGAGCAAGATATTATTGATTATTGTCGTACTGGGCTTACCGCTTATAAAATACCAAAACATGTAATATTTATTGATGAAATACCCAAGTCTACTGTCGGAAAATTATTACGAAGAGAATTAAGATAA
- a CDS encoding DUF1329 domain-containing protein — MKKYITTASLLMLTIASSSVLAKVSPEEAAKLGTTLTPLGAVMSANAAGTIPAWTGGLNSKNSTKSEDSGRPAHPFSADKPLMVITSANYSDYKNNLSPGQIAMFEKYADYKMPIYKSKRTAAYSDDLYGVIKKNATTAELVQSGNGIINFDTAIPFPIAKNGSEVIWNHITRYRGGTAKRFLTTIPVQSNGSFVPVKMNDQLVWPEFLKEGRDADKDDNILFYYLQEITAPARLTGTALLVHETIDQVKEARKAWVYNAGQRRVRRAPNVAYDGPGAGTDGLRATDNYDMYNGAPDRYDWKLIGKKELYIPYNSYNLLDTNAKYEDLIEEGHLNADYLRYELHRVWQVEATLKEGARHIYAKRTFFIDEDTWGASVIDHYDGRGELWKLSEAHNIQFYDVDTPWMVAETLYDLNSGRYLVTGLSNEEPTFMIFGEKVKRTDFSTSALRRLGR; from the coding sequence ATGAAAAAATATATAACTACAGCAAGTTTACTGATGTTAACCATAGCATCAAGCTCAGTTTTAGCAAAAGTTAGCCCAGAAGAAGCAGCTAAGTTAGGCACAACATTAACACCATTAGGTGCTGTAATGTCAGCAAATGCCGCAGGTACTATTCCTGCATGGACCGGTGGGTTAAATAGTAAAAACTCAACGAAAAGTGAAGACTCAGGACGACCTGCACATCCTTTCTCCGCAGATAAGCCTTTGATGGTCATTACGTCTGCAAATTATAGTGATTACAAAAACAATTTGAGCCCTGGCCAAATCGCTATGTTTGAAAAATATGCTGATTATAAAATGCCTATTTATAAATCAAAACGTACAGCGGCATACTCAGATGATTTATATGGTGTAATAAAGAAAAATGCCACTACAGCTGAGTTAGTGCAATCGGGCAATGGTATTATAAATTTCGATACTGCTATCCCTTTTCCAATTGCTAAAAATGGCTCAGAAGTCATTTGGAACCATATAACTCGTTATCGAGGAGGCACAGCTAAACGCTTTTTAACCACGATTCCTGTGCAATCAAATGGTTCATTTGTGCCCGTAAAAATGAATGATCAACTCGTTTGGCCTGAATTTTTAAAAGAGGGTCGTGATGCCGATAAAGATGACAATATTTTATTCTATTATTTACAAGAAATTACTGCTCCTGCACGTTTAACAGGTACAGCATTATTAGTGCATGAAACTATTGATCAAGTTAAAGAAGCACGTAAAGCTTGGGTTTATAATGCAGGTCAACGTCGTGTGCGTCGTGCTCCTAATGTTGCTTATGATGGTCCAGGCGCAGGTACTGATGGTTTAAGAGCTACCGATAACTACGATATGTATAATGGTGCTCCAGATCGTTATGACTGGAAATTAATTGGCAAAAAAGAGCTTTATATTCCATATAACTCTTATAACTTACTTGATACCAACGCAAAATATGAAGACTTGATAGAAGAAGGTCATTTAAATGCTGACTACTTAAGATATGAGTTGCACCGTGTTTGGCAAGTGGAAGCAACATTAAAAGAAGGCGCACGACATATTTATGCTAAACGTACCTTCTTTATTGACGAAGATACTTGGGGTGCGTCAGTGATCGATCATTACGACGGTCGTGGTGAACTTTGGAAGTTGTCAGAAGCACATAACATTCAGTTTTATGATGTAGATACACCTTGGATGGTTGCTGAAACTTTATATGACTTAAATTCAGGACGTTATTTAGTGACTGGTTTAAGTAATGAAGAGCCAACCTTTATGATTTTTGGCGAAAAAGTTAAACGTACTGACTTCTCAACATCGGCATTGAGACGCTTAGGACGATAA
- a CDS encoding YCF48-related protein: MRLSHITFGVINLFLLTHINLAVANSSLDLLELPAKQSSLASKSVLMAITPEKGTVLAVGERGHIISWKNKDDWQQQQSPVSVSLTNVTILSDGSKIAVGHDGVILKTENNSNAWRKVFTGAELTKLKIAQLTKQQAALKIVISETQDEDVLEELTFQLEDFVFALEDNQIELKSGPNKPLLSVARTANDVIFASGAYGTLLTSKDQGETWTLISKRLDNPDNFHLNSVISTTNGQLYIVGENGMGFHSDNQGETWSTMAMPYNGSLFGIIANPEIPEQLVAFGLQGNLMVSLDGGENWQHKKLQTSASLLGGDFSKQGQAYLVGHGGLIVDFSPESLQTLRINKHPSGAALSSVLVQENSLVLAGQFGISIWLLKK; the protein is encoded by the coding sequence ATGCGCTTATCCCATATTACGTTCGGCGTGATAAATTTGTTTTTGCTAACTCATATTAATCTTGCCGTAGCAAATAGCAGCTTAGATCTACTTGAGCTACCCGCAAAACAAAGTTCGTTAGCAAGCAAAAGTGTTTTAATGGCAATAACACCAGAGAAAGGTACCGTGTTAGCCGTTGGCGAGCGTGGACATATTATAAGTTGGAAAAATAAAGACGATTGGCAGCAGCAGCAATCGCCTGTTAGCGTTTCTCTCACCAATGTAACCATTCTATCTGACGGAAGTAAAATAGCTGTTGGCCATGATGGCGTTATTCTAAAAACTGAAAATAACAGCAACGCATGGCGTAAGGTCTTTACAGGCGCAGAGTTAACAAAACTGAAAATAGCGCAACTCACTAAACAGCAAGCAGCTTTAAAGATAGTAATAAGCGAAACACAAGATGAAGATGTACTAGAAGAACTAACCTTCCAACTTGAAGACTTTGTTTTTGCACTTGAAGACAACCAAATTGAATTAAAGTCTGGACCAAATAAACCGCTATTATCTGTTGCCCGAACCGCTAATGATGTGATTTTTGCTAGTGGGGCATACGGAACATTACTGACCAGTAAAGACCAAGGTGAAACTTGGACTTTAATCAGTAAACGACTCGACAATCCCGATAATTTCCACCTCAACTCGGTTATCTCCACAACTAATGGACAGCTTTATATTGTTGGCGAAAATGGCATGGGCTTTCACTCTGATAACCAAGGTGAAACATGGTCTACGATGGCTATGCCCTACAATGGCAGTCTTTTTGGCATTATTGCTAACCCTGAAATACCTGAGCAGCTTGTTGCTTTTGGTTTGCAAGGCAATTTAATGGTCTCACTTGATGGTGGCGAAAATTGGCAACACAAAAAACTGCAGACTAGCGCCAGTTTACTGGGTGGCGATTTTTCTAAACAGGGTCAAGCCTATTTAGTGGGCCACGGTGGGTTAATTGTTGATTTTTCACCTGAAAGTCTACAAACATTGCGTATCAATAAACACCCCTCAGGCGCAGCACTTTCAAGTGTGTTAGTACAAGAAAATTCATTAGTTCTCGCCGGACAATTCGGTATTTCAATTTGGTTACTTAAGAAGTAA
- a CDS encoding AraC family transcriptional regulator: MSFRANLVEWDTFKNLGNAVQDYYSTLTGWMIPISRVMAAHGIDTAKALKECGISQDVMVDQESRIAAENLSQLLEYCNKALGRHDFSVLVAEQFHPGMFHALGYAMMSSNTLYDALERIAHYKRVVSNTCQLFNHERNEQLIFEMDVFTYESTNRPILSQTTVETFLATIIRFARELVSTDFAPLKVCFSYPTPNHDLTYLTDFFNCEVEFDSSQTSIIFDLKQTQEKLLCGNPLITHSHEKMLDEFMARVDKNDLSHTIKNKIFELLPLGAPSQTEIAEYLGMSLRNLQRKLHDQGTSYKEILESTRKKLAMNYIIQKHLSLSEIGYLVGFSSVGNFNRAFKRWTTQTPGDYRQGSNSP, translated from the coding sequence TTGTCATTTCGTGCAAATCTCGTAGAATGGGATACCTTCAAAAACTTAGGCAATGCAGTGCAAGATTATTACTCTACATTAACAGGCTGGATGATCCCCATTTCAAGGGTTATGGCTGCGCATGGCATCGATACTGCCAAAGCTCTAAAAGAATGTGGCATTTCACAAGACGTAATGGTAGATCAAGAATCTCGTATTGCTGCAGAAAACCTTTCCCAATTACTTGAATACTGTAATAAAGCGCTTGGCCGTCATGACTTTTCTGTTTTAGTGGCAGAACAATTTCATCCAGGGATGTTTCACGCTCTGGGTTACGCTATGATGTCGTCAAATACCCTTTACGATGCCTTAGAACGTATAGCTCACTATAAGCGAGTCGTGTCAAATACATGCCAATTATTTAATCATGAGCGCAATGAACAGTTGATTTTCGAAATGGACGTTTTCACTTATGAGTCAACTAACCGCCCTATTTTATCTCAAACAACTGTAGAGACATTTTTAGCCACAATTATTCGCTTTGCGCGTGAGCTTGTTTCGACAGATTTTGCACCATTAAAGGTTTGTTTCTCGTATCCAACCCCAAACCACGATTTAACATACTTAACTGACTTTTTTAACTGTGAAGTTGAATTTGATAGTAGTCAAACCTCGATCATATTTGATTTAAAGCAAACCCAAGAAAAATTACTTTGTGGCAACCCCTTAATAACGCATAGCCATGAGAAAATGCTTGACGAGTTTATGGCCAGAGTCGATAAAAATGATTTAAGCCATACAATTAAAAACAAAATTTTTGAGTTATTACCCCTTGGTGCACCATCACAAACTGAAATTGCAGAATACCTTGGTATGAGTTTGCGAAATTTACAACGTAAGCTCCATGATCAAGGCACAAGTTATAAAGAAATTTTAGAAAGTACACGTAAAAAGTTAGCGATGAATTACATTATTCAAAAACATTTAAGCTTAAGTGAGATTGGCTATTTAGTGGGTTTTTCAAGTGTCGGTAATTTTAATCGTGCTTTTAAACGTTGGACAACTCAAACACCTGGTGACTATCGACAAGGTAGTAACTCTCCTTAA
- a CDS encoding coniferyl aldehyde dehydrogenase has translation MTEIITKTALADTFLQQKEYFASNTYPSYQERINDLVKLKAMLIDNQEAFIDAMSQDFGHRSAADSRIGDILTTVMGINYAIKKLKKWMKPDKKHIGILFQPAKGQVVYQPKGVIGIIAPWNYPIFLTLGPLTTALAAGNTAMVKMSEYTPKTNTLLAQFIADIFPRNKVAIVCGDADMAAAFSSITFDHLFFTGSTSVGKLVMKAAAENLVPVTLELGGKSPTIIDNDIDIKTAVSRLILGKTLNAGQTCVAPDYIFCPENKVAELTQAFQTAYQSMYPSIEKNDDYSCIINDGQKSRLDSLLADAKTQGATITPLSKGSDDNTCRKMPLTLITDVNDDMTVMQQEIFGPLLPIIGYKNINEAIAYINSKPRPLALYICSFNKSFQQQVLLNTHAGGVCINDAAFHVAVDDLPFGGIGASGMGQYHGDEGFKTFSHGKAVLSRGRISLGSLLFPPFGNKIHQILFKFFIR, from the coding sequence ATGACCGAAATAATAACAAAAACAGCATTAGCAGATACTTTTTTACAACAAAAAGAATACTTTGCCAGTAATACTTATCCAAGCTATCAAGAGCGTATAAACGACTTAGTAAAATTAAAGGCGATGCTCATTGATAACCAAGAAGCTTTTATTGATGCCATGAGCCAAGACTTCGGCCATCGTAGTGCAGCGGATTCAAGAATAGGCGATATTCTCACTACCGTCATGGGTATTAACTATGCGATAAAAAAATTAAAAAAGTGGATGAAACCTGACAAGAAACATATCGGGATTTTATTTCAACCCGCTAAAGGGCAAGTAGTTTATCAACCGAAAGGCGTTATCGGTATTATTGCACCGTGGAATTACCCGATATTCCTTACTTTAGGACCGTTAACAACAGCACTAGCCGCAGGTAATACTGCGATGGTCAAGATGAGTGAATATACGCCTAAAACCAATACCTTGTTAGCTCAATTTATTGCTGATATTTTCCCCCGCAACAAAGTAGCGATTGTTTGTGGCGACGCTGATATGGCAGCAGCATTTTCAAGTATTACTTTTGATCATCTATTTTTCACGGGATCTACATCCGTAGGGAAATTAGTGATGAAAGCCGCTGCTGAGAATTTAGTCCCTGTTACATTAGAATTAGGGGGTAAATCTCCCACTATTATTGATAACGATATCGATATAAAAACCGCTGTTAGCCGACTAATTTTAGGAAAAACCCTTAACGCCGGACAAACCTGTGTTGCACCTGATTATATTTTCTGCCCAGAAAATAAAGTAGCTGAACTAACTCAAGCTTTTCAAACTGCTTATCAAAGTATGTACCCTAGCATTGAAAAAAATGACGATTACAGCTGTATAATCAATGATGGTCAAAAGTCACGCTTAGATAGCTTATTAGCTGATGCTAAAACGCAAGGGGCAACCATAACACCTTTATCAAAAGGCAGTGATGACAATACTTGTAGGAAAATGCCTTTAACGCTTATTACGGATGTTAATGATGATATGACCGTAATGCAGCAGGAAATTTTTGGTCCGTTATTACCTATTATTGGTTATAAAAATATTAACGAGGCTATTGCTTACATAAATAGTAAACCACGCCCACTTGCGTTATATATTTGTAGTTTTAACAAGTCATTTCAACAACAGGTTTTATTGAATACACATGCAGGTGGTGTTTGTATCAACGACGCTGCGTTCCATGTTGCCGTTGACGACTTACCTTTTGGTGGCATTGGCGCTTCAGGCATGGGTCAATATCACGGCGATGAAGGTTTTAAAACCTTTTCACATGGAAAGGCCGTTTTATCACGCGGAAGAATTAGCTTAGGCTCATTACTATTCCCGCCGTTTGGTAATAAAATTCATCAAATTTTATTTAAATTTTTCATTCGTTAA